A genome region from Cutaneotrichosporon cavernicola HIS019 DNA, chromosome: 5 includes the following:
- a CDS encoding uncharacterized protein (Peptidase family M20/M25/M40), which translates to MTITTPKTDSQRMNATLQSSCQWGSTPDGGMNRLALNDDDARVRRWFISETKALGCSVSIDAMGNIFAVRPGRRNLPPIAVGSHLDTQPTGGRYDGILGVLAGLEILKALQAAQYETDYPVAAVCWTNEEGARFVPSCLGSGVYAGDMSLEYGHTRTDTAGVSVRSELERHDMLGSMPASHTSNPLSAHFELHIEQGPILFEAGLPVAAVSGVQGWRWFEISLQGRGSHAGTTPFGYRRDPLIAFAKLVLAAEEIAKSHRGLCTIGRVGSAAIQSTNCVMDDVVFHLDIRHRQLEGMDALERAMRKEFARIVGGEEGVEIARWDTLSTVDPTVFDADAVNCVREAARLTGTAHDDLVSGAGHDSVFTARNCPTAMCFIRCRDGISHHPSEYSTPEDIAIGTETLLQAVLAYESKMAAKLA; encoded by the exons ATGACGATCACTACTCCGAAGACCGACAGCCAGCGCATGAACGCGACCCTCCAGTCCTCGTGCCAGTGGGGTTCCACCCCCGACGGGGGAATGAACCGCCTCGCCTtgaacgacgacgacgcacGCGTACGGCGCTGGTTCATCTCTGAGACCAAGGCGCTGGGCTGCAGTGTCTCCATCGATGCGATGGGAAATATCTTCGCCGTGCGTCCGGGTCGTCGCAACCTCCCCCCCATCGCGGTAGGGAGCCACCTCGACACCCAGCCCACGGGAGGCCGGTACGATGGTATCCTGGGCGTTTTGGCTGGCCTGGAGATCCTCAAAGCCCTCCAAGCGGCGCAGTACGAGACCGACTACCCCGTCGCGGCGGTGTGCTGGACGAACGAGGAGGGTGCGCGTTTCGTGCCCTCCTGCCTTGGTAGCGGGGTCTATGCTGGCGACATGTCTCTGGAGTACGG ACACACCCGTACCGACACTGCTGGGGTTTCGGTACGCTCCGAGCTGGAGCGGCACGACATGCTCGGCTCCATGCCAGCCTCGCACACTTCCAACCCCCTCAGCGCGCACTTTGAGCTGCATATCGAGCAGGGTCCCATCCTGTTCGAGGCGGGTCTCCCAGTCGCGGCCGTATCGGGCGTACAGGGATGGCGCTGGTTTGAGATCTCGCTACAGGGACGTGGTAGCCACGCCGGCACTACTCCTTTCGGGTACAGGCGCGACCCGCTTATCGCTTTCGCCAAGCTGGTTctggcggcggaggagattGCCAAGTCCCACCGTGGGCTGTGTACCATTGGGCGGGTGGGAAGCGCTGCGATTCAGAGCACCAACTGCGTGATGGACGATGTGGTGTTCCACCTCGATATCCGACACCGCCAGCTTGAGGGGAtggatgcgctcgagcggGCGATGAGAAAGGAGTTTGCGAGGATTGtgggtggagaggagggggtcGAGATTGCGCGCTGGGACACGCTTTCGACAGTTGACCCTACTGTtttcgacgccgacgcggtgAACTGTGTtcgggaggcggcgcggctgACCGGCACCGCTCACGATGATTTGGTTAGCGGGGCTGGACACGACTCGGTGTTCACGGCCCGCAACTGTCCTACAGCCATGTGCTTCATCCGGTGCAGGGACGGGATTAGCCACCACCCCAGCGAATACTCTACGCCCGAGGATAT CGCGATTGGGACGGAGACGCTCCTCCAGGCTGTGCTGGCTTACGAGAGCAAGATGGCCGCCAAGCTGGCGTAG